From one Eucalyptus grandis isolate ANBG69807.140 chromosome 9, ASM1654582v1, whole genome shotgun sequence genomic stretch:
- the LOC104419065 gene encoding histone deacetylase 19 yields the protein MDTGGNSLPSGPDGVKRKVCYFYDPEVGNYYYGQGHPMKPHRIRMTHALLAHYGLLQHMQVLKPVPARDRDLCRFHADDYVAFLRSITPETQQDQLRQLKRFNVGEDCPVFDGLHSFCQTYAGGSVGGAVKLNHGLCDIAINWAGGLHHAKKCEASGFCYVNDIVLGILELLKQHERVLYVDIDIHHGDGVEEAFYTTDRVMTVSFHKFGDYFPGTGDIRDIGYGKGKYYSLNVPLDDGIDDESYHSLFKPIIGKVMEVFKPGAVVLQCGADSLSGDRLGCFNLSIKGHAECVRYMRSFNVPVLLLGGGGYTIRNVARCWCYETGVALGLEVDDKMPQHEYYEYFGPDYTLHVAPSNMENKNSRQLLEDIRSKLLENLSKLQHAPSVPFQERPPDTELPEADEDQEDPDERWDPDSDMDVDEDRKPLPSRVKRELIVEPEVKDQDSQKASIDHGRGLDTTQEDNASIKVSDMNSMITDEQSVKMEQDNVNKPSEQIFPK from the exons ATGGATACTGGAGGGAATTCTCTCCCGTCTGGGCCTGATGGGGTGAAGCGGAAGGTGTGCTACTTCTATGACCCGGAAGTCGGCAATTACTACTACGGCCAAGGGCATCCGATGAAGCCGCATAGAATCCGCATGACGCACGCCCTGCTGGCGCACTATGGCTTGCTCCAGCATATGCAGGTCCTCAAGCCCGTCCCCGCGAGAGATAGGGATCTCTGCCGCTTCCATGCCGACGATTACGTTGCCTTTCTTAGGAGTATAACCCCCGAGACGCAGCAGGATCAGCTGAGGCAGCTCAAGAGGTTCAATGTTGGAGAGGATTGTCCTGTGTTCGATGGCCTTCACTCTTTCTGTCAGACTTATGCCGGAGGCTCGGTTGGCGGTGCCGTGAAGTTGAATCACGGTCTCTGCGATATCGCTATCAACTGGGCAGGTGGGCTGCATCATGCTAAGAAGTGCGAGGCTTCTGGATTTTGCTATGTCAATGACATCGTGCTTGGCATATTGGAGCTCCTTAAACAGCATGAG CGCGTTTTGTATGTGGATATTGATATTCACCATGGGGACGGTGTTGAAGAGGCTTTCTACACAACTGATAGGGTCATGACCGTTTCATTTCACAAATTTGGTGATTACTTTCCTGGTACTGGCGATATACGTGACATAGGATATGGCAAAGGGAAATATTACTCCCTCAATGTTCCATTGGATGATGGGATTGACGACGAAAGCTACCATTCTCTGTTCAAACCAATAATTGGAAAAGTAATGGAAGTGTTCAAACCCGGTGCTGTGGTCCTTCAATGTGGCGCTGACTCTCTGTCAGGAGACCGATTAGGATGCTTCAATCTATCAATCAAAGGACATGCAGAATGTGTCAGATACATGAGATCATTCAATGTGCCAGTGTTGCTGCTAGGAGGCGGTGGTTACACCATTCGTAATGTTGCTCGTTGCTGGTGCTATGAG ACTGGAGTGGCCCTTGGACTTGAAGTTGATGATAAGATGCCACAACATGAGTATTATGAATACTTCGGTCCTGACTATACACTTCATGTTGCTCCGAGTAACATGGAAAACAAAAATTCGCGACAATTGCTTGAGGATATAAGATCGAAGCTTCTCGAAAATCTCTCTAAGCTCCAGCATGCACCCAGTGTCCCATTCCAGGAAAGACCCCCTGATACTGAGCTCCCAGAG gCTGATGAAGATCAAGAAGATCCGGATGAAAGATGGGATCCAGACTCTGACATGGATGTTGACGAAGATCG CAAGCCCCTGCCTAGCAGAGTAAAGAGAGAACTAATAGTAGAACCTGAGGTCAAAGACCAG GATTCCCAGAAAGCATCTATAGATCATGGAAGAGGGCTTGACACAACACAGGAGGATAATGCATCTATAAAG GTCTCTGATATGAATTCTATGATAACAGATGAACAGAGCGTGAAAATGGAGCAAGACAATGTGAACAAACCATCTGAGCAAATATTCCCTAAATAG